In Campylobacter showae, the genomic stretch GACTGCAAATTTGCCGGCCACTGAGCCGCCGTAAAACTGTTTGGCTCGTGCAAACGGTGACACGCAGAGCAGGTCTCCTCGTACTTTTGCTGAGCTTGTTTATATAGCGCGTCTGCGGCGACCTCGTACGTGCCCTCGACCTCATACCAAAGCTCACCGTAGTCGTCCTCGACCTCTTTTATTTTCTTAAAATTCGCCTCGCTCTCGGCATCAAAAACCGTGAAAATCTCGGCGTTTTTGACGCTTCGCTGTATCTGAGCTAGGTAGTTTGCCGAAACCGCGCCTTTTACCTTTATTTTGGCCTTTGCACCGTCTTTAGAGACGACCTCAACCGGCGTTAAAACCTCGATCTTGCCGACTTTTTTACCGTCTAGCGATATCTCGGTAGTCTTTGTTAAAATCTCGGCGTTTAAGCTTATCGCCGCCGCACAGGCCGCGACCAAAACGAATTTAAAACTTTTCATCGCACTTCCTTAAGAAAAATTATTAATGTAATTTTATAAATTTGTGGCTTAAAATTACATCACTATATTTTATTACGAAGCGGATTTTGTATATTAAAAATGGTAAAATTTGAAGCAAGAGTGCGGCAAACTGGGTCAAATTTGAAATTTGCTCAAATTTGCCGCTAGAGCAAAAGCCGCACGAACGGCGGCTAAATTTAAAGATCAATTAGTGTTTTTAAGCCCCATCGCAGCGACGTCTAGCGCGATCTCTTCGTTATTTATCGTAATTAGCCCGCGCTCTAAAATTTTACTTGCGATCGCGTGCGCCTCATCAAGCGAATGCATCTTGTACGTACCGCACTGGTACTTGTTTAGCTCGGGGATATCTTCTTGGTTTTTAACGCCTAGGATATCCTTCATAGACGCCGTCCACGCGGCCTTGACCGCCTCCTCGCTCGGCACGCCGATCACGCTCATATAAAAGCCCGTCCTGCAGCCCATCGGTGAGATGTCTATGATCTCGGTGCCTTCGCCGTTTAGATGATCGCGCATAAAACCCGCAAACAGGTGCTCTAGCGTGTGCGTGCCTTTTTCTGGCAAGATTTCCTCGTTTGGCTTGCAAAAACGCAAATCAAACACGCTTATATCGTCGCCTTTTGGCGTTTTCATCGTCTTTGCCAGACGCACGCCGGGTGCGTTCATCCTCACGTGATCGACGCAAAAACTATCTAGTAGAGGCATACTTTCTCCTTATTTTTAACATAAATTCGGCGTGATTTTAGCTAAATTTTTATTAGCCACGGCTTGATCTAAATTTGTATTTACGTAAATTTACTAAGCCGATGGCCAAAGAAACGCAACCATAAGAGCGGCAGCTTTGGTTAATTTTTAGCCGATCATCTACTTATTTGTATGCCAAAATGCTAGCGAGCCTGGATTCATAGGATCTTGAGAAAGTCCGATATCGGCGATGGCATCGTCTATAGCGATAACGTTTCGTCTTGCAGCATTAAAGAAAGTCTCGGCAAAATTTACGTTCCAACCTTGAGTTTTAAAAAACCCTCTTTGTCTTTCGCTAACGGCGTCGTTTGCTCCTTCTATCTGGAATCCAAACGGCTCTAGATGAGCGCAGCGCACGAAATCCGCAGCGTTTGCCACTACGTCAAACCAATGCGGCGGGATCTCCTTAACCTGCTCGATAGAGTGGCATGTAAAAACAAGGGCCTTTTTACCTAAATCTAACCCTTCAAGACTAGGCTCTAGGTGATTAAAATGGAAAAACTTAGCATTCATTTTAGGCGTTGCGGCGGCTAGTTTGCTAGCGATTTCTACGCCGCTTTGGGTAAATTCTCCGCCAAAATACCGCACATCCGTCGGTCCGCCCCTATAAAAAATTTCAATCAAATTTCGACCGTATCCGCAGCCAAGCTCCACGATACTATCATATGGCCCCGTCTCGTCGATGATATCTATCAGCATATCATAGAAGTTAAACGACGAGTGAAAAGGTACGATTAGCTCAGCTCCTTGTCTAGTGGTGAGTCTAGCAACCGGGATTTCGACGAATCTTAAAACATTCGTACTAAAAAGCTTTCGCTTCTCCCAAACCATCTCGTTTGTAACGTTATCCAAACTTAACTCGTGTAGCCGCTCCTTTTTCTCTAGCATTTTTACGGCTTGATAGCTATTGAGTCCGTTTTTTAGGCACTCATCCATAAATTTAGCCCTTGTCGCCCATGCTTTTTCATAAAAGTTTTGCCAATACTCCTCTTGATACGCCATACTTTCTCCTAAATTTAAAAAATAAATTTAATTCTACCTTTAAGATTTTAAAGAAAACTGAAATTTAAAAGATTGGATTTTAGTAGCTGGAATGGTTTTTGTTAGGATTGAAAAATCGGGCAAAAAGCCCGACTAGAAGTATTAAATTTTAAGCAAAATGAGGTTTGATCTGCTCTATCCAAGCGCTGATTCTAGGCTCGGTTTTTTCGCTTTCGTTATCGGCATCAAGCGGCAGACCAACAAATTTACCGCCTCTTACGGCTTCTGATTCGTCAAATTTATATCCGTCCACGGACACTGCGCCCACGACGTTTGCGCCGGCTTTTACGACCTCATCGTAAAGCTTGCCCATCGCGCCGCAAAAGCTATCCGCATAGCTCTCGGCATCGCCCATGCCAAATATCGCAACAGTCTTGCCGCTAAGCTTTAGTCCGCCAAAATCAAACGCGTCCCAGTCGTCTTGCAAGTCGCCCGTACCCCAGGTAGAAACGCCCAAAATCAGCTTGTCAAAGCCGTTTAGCTTAGCCGCGTCGCAGTTTGCTACGTTTAAAAGCTCGTTTTCTAGCCCCAAATTCTCGGCTAAAAAGCTCGCCGCCTCCTCAGTATTTCCCATACTGCTTCCAAAAATGATACCTATCATTTAAATTTCCTTTAAAAAATATGATGACTTATCGTGTAGGGCACCAGTCGCAGCGATCCGCCGCATCCGCACTCCCGTCTGACCTCGATGTAGCGCGAGAAATTCGCATTTCTCGGAGCTACGATAAACATCCTGTCAAACTCTCCGCCGCTAAGCGCCTCAAAGCCTCTAGCGATCTCGCAGTTAGCCAGATGAAACCGCTCTTTTGTTATCTCTTTAAAGCACGGCATAACGCCGAAAAGCTTGCGCCCGCCCTGCTCCGCAAAGATAATCCCGTCTTGAAAATAAACGTTTTTATCAAAATGTTTGGCGCGTATTTTATCATAAACAAACTGAGAAAACATTATGTCTGCGTCAAAACATATTCCGTTTTGGGATTTTAGCATAACGATTAGCTTGGCGGCCGGGTGCTTGGGAGAGACGGCTAGCGGCGGGACGGCGTCAAATTTGCCTGATTTATAGGCGCAGATAACGGCGTTTGAGGCGATACAAAAGCTTGAAATTTTACTTCGGCTAGGATTTTTAAAAGCGCACAGATCATCGATGCGTTTTAGAAAAATTTTCTCCAAATTTAAGCCCGAATACGCATAAACTAGAGGGATTTTTAGCTCGCGTCCGGCACAACAGTTGTATAAATTTATAAAAATTCGGGCTTTATTTACCGCGTCAAGCCCTGAAAAAATACTTGGAGTTATTTCTCCAATACCTGATAAAAAGCCAAATTTCATCTATTAGTCTTTTACCTTGCAACATCCAAATTCCTTATCTAGCCCAAAGACTTTACAATACTCGCTAAAGACGCAGCTGACGCTTCTTTTGGCGCAGACGATCGGGATATTGCGCTTTTTGGCTTGGTTTTTTATCGTTTTCATCGTGTTGTGGTTTAGAAAACTGGTTAGCATCACGACGCACTCGGTATCTTGCGGGATCGGTTTGCGATTTACGCGGTTTTCGTTGCGCGCGTCCCAGTGTTCGATCGCTTCTGCGCCGAGGTCTTTGAGGACTGCTTTTATAGGCGTTATCTCGTCGGCTCCGATAACTAAAACTGACATTTTGGGCTCCTGTTTATTTGATTGTGATTATTATAAAATAGATTAGCTAAAAAACAGCTTAGTTATGAGAGTTGTTATCATTTAAGTAGAAATTCGTAACGTTTATTAAATTTACTTGATCAGGTCCAAGAAATCAGCGCATAAAACCGCCCAAATCTCGTTAAATATCGGCGAAATTAAGGCGCGCAAATTTAAGAGTTGCGATATCTCTAACGACAAACTTCTTTTTATAAGCACGGCAAAAGCGGCAATGCACACGTCATAAACTACGGCGGCAACGCATTCGTCAAGCGTTTAGAAAAACCTGATAACGAAGGCTATAGCTCTATTTTAGGATAATGAAAAATACGAGCCTACCTTGATAGACGGCGAAAATTTAGAAAATTGCGCTATCATAGGGTACGGCGCATGTCAAAAAAGGCGTGATTTAAAGGGATTTTGAAGCTGTTTTTGAAGCTTTTGAGGCAAATTGAAGCTTTGGCTTTTAAAATGCAAAAAACCTAAATTTTGCAAATTTTGCGTTTTTAGTTCTTATTTTTCCTTATGTTTCTATCTGCTAAAACAGCGTTTTTAACGCTGTTTGCTCCACATTTTACCCATTCTTGCTTTTACCTTTTATAAGATTTATCGTTTGCGGGTCTAAAAATACGATTAAAAATCGTAGTGCCAAAAGTAAAATGCCCCGCAAACCGTAAATTTACGCAAATTTATCTAAAGACGCGGAGTAAATTTAACCCCTTTGCGTCTAAAAACTACGACAGCGCCGCCTCTACCGCCGCATCTATGTGTATCTGCGTCGTATCAAAAAGCCGCACATCCGTATCCGCCTGCGATACCAGCATGCCTATCTCGGTGCAGCCAAGTATCGCTCCTTGCGCGCCGCGCGACTTAAAATCTTCGATGATGCGCAAGAAATTCGCCTTTGAGCTAGGCGCGATTTTGCCGTAGCAAAGCTCCTCAAAGATGACGCGATTTACTTCCGCCATATCCACCGCGCTTGGCAAAAGCACCTCCGCGCCGCCCTCTATCAACCGACTTTTATAAAAATCCTGCGTCATCGTATAGACGGTGCCGAGCAACCCCGCTTTGGCGACGCCTGCGTTTTTTAGCGCTTTTAGCGTAGCATCCGCGATGTGCGCCACAGGCACGCCAACGGCGCTTTGTACGGCGTCAAAGCACCTGTGCATCGTGTTTGTGCAGATGAAGATAAAATCAGCCCCGCCGCCTTGCAAAATCATCGCGTGCCGCGCCAAAATTTCGCCCGTGTCCTCCCATCTGTTTTCGCGTTGGCAGACCTCGATCTCCTCGAAATTTACGCTGCTTAGCAGTATCTCCGCGCTGCTTAGCCCGCCTAGACGCTCGTTTATTTTGCGATTTATTTGCTCGTAATACGTTATCGTAGACTCAAAACTCATCCCGCCGATTAGGCCGATTTTTTTCATATTTGCTCCTTAAATTTCGGCGATTTTACGGTTTTAAATTAAATTTGCTCTAAATTTAATTTAGTCCGCCGCGAAAGGGCAAATTTAACGAAATAAATGCGCTAAATTTAACGAGCCGATGAGGCCGAATTTACAAAGGAAATTTAAACGTTCGGCTAGGAAGATAGCTTAAATGAAGAGAGCTTAAATTCGGCGCTTGCGATCCGAATTTACGAGTAAAATTTCTCTTTGGCGCGTAAATTTTATCGGCTCAAAGCGGCGTTTTGATTACTTCGCGCGGGCGGATTAAATTTACGGCCTTTGCGGTTTAGCAGAGCTTTATCCTTTTGCAAGAAAAAACGTTTGCAAATTTTACCCGTTCGCGTCCGCAAGTCTCGCGCCTACGTTTTTGGCGCGCTTTGCCAGAGCCGCTTCGGCGTTTTTTTATGCGAGCTTGGCACCTAAGCCACCTCCGTTTTACGCCCGCAAGTGCCTAAAACTGCGTTTTACCGTAAAATTTCATACATATTGCGCCGTCCACTATTGTAAACATCAC encodes the following:
- the luxS gene encoding S-ribosylhomocysteine lyase → MPLLDSFCVDHVRMNAPGVRLAKTMKTPKGDDISVFDLRFCKPNEEILPEKGTHTLEHLFAGFMRDHLNGEGTEIIDISPMGCRTGFYMSVIGVPSEEAVKAAWTASMKDILGVKNQEDIPELNKYQCGTYKMHSLDEAHAIASKILERGLITINNEEIALDVAAMGLKNTN
- a CDS encoding class I SAM-dependent methyltransferase — protein: MAYQEEYWQNFYEKAWATRAKFMDECLKNGLNSYQAVKMLEKKERLHELSLDNVTNEMVWEKRKLFSTNVLRFVEIPVARLTTRQGAELIVPFHSSFNFYDMLIDIIDETGPYDSIVELGCGYGRNLIEIFYRGGPTDVRYFGGEFTQSGVEIASKLAAATPKMNAKFFHFNHLEPSLEGLDLGKKALVFTCHSIEQVKEIPPHWFDVVANAADFVRCAHLEPFGFQIEGANDAVSERQRGFFKTQGWNVNFAETFFNAARRNVIAIDDAIADIGLSQDPMNPGSLAFWHTNK
- the fldA gene encoding flavodoxin FldA, which gives rise to MIGIIFGSSMGNTEEAASFLAENLGLENELLNVANCDAAKLNGFDKLILGVSTWGTGDLQDDWDAFDFGGLKLSGKTVAIFGMGDAESYADSFCGAMGKLYDEVVKAGANVVGAVSVDGYKFDESEAVRGGKFVGLPLDADNESEKTEPRISAWIEQIKPHFA
- a CDS encoding DUF2325 domain-containing protein — translated: MSVLVIGADEITPIKAVLKDLGAEAIEHWDARNENRVNRKPIPQDTECVVMLTSFLNHNTMKTIKNQAKKRNIPIVCAKRSVSCVFSEYCKVFGLDKEFGCCKVKD
- a CDS encoding aspartate/glutamate racemase family protein, translated to MKKIGLIGGMSFESTITYYEQINRKINERLGGLSSAEILLSSVNFEEIEVCQRENRWEDTGEILARHAMILQGGGADFIFICTNTMHRCFDAVQSAVGVPVAHIADATLKALKNAGVAKAGLLGTVYTMTQDFYKSRLIEGGAEVLLPSAVDMAEVNRVIFEELCYGKIAPSSKANFLRIIEDFKSRGAQGAILGCTEIGMLVSQADTDVRLFDTTQIHIDAAVEAALS